The sequence below is a genomic window from Halarchaeum grantii.
CGGCGCGGGGCGACGCGGTGGCGCGCTCGCGTCCCGCCGTCCTCCGCTCGCCGTCTCGTTCGCCCTGCCCACGGGCGAGTGACGCGGGGAGGCTGCGCCATTCACGCGGCCGCACGGCGTCGCACAACGCACGCCTTACCCGTCGCCCGTCCCTATCCGTGGCCGATGAAGGTCGTCGGAATCGTCGGGCCGAGCGACGCCGGGAAGACCACGCTCGTCGAGCGCCTCGTGCCCGCGCTCGCCGAACACGGGCCGGTCGGGACGGTGAAGTCCATCCACCACGACGTCGAACTCGACGAGGCCGGAAAGGACACCCACCGCCACCGGACGGCGGGTGCCGAGCGCGTCGTCGGCGTCACGCCGTCGCTCACCGCGACGTTCCGGTCGGTCGGGAAGGACGACGGCGGCGAGGGGGAGGCGCTCGCACGCGCACTCGACGAGTTCGACGACGCGGCGTTCGTCCTCGTCGAGGGGTTCGCGGACTCACCCCACCCGAAGATCGCGGTCGGCGACGTGGCCGAGGACGCGCTCGGCGGCCGCGTTCTCGCGCGCGTCACCGACGGCGAATCGGCGGACGTCGCGGCACTCGTCGCGGCAGTCCGGGCGCTCGAGGACGCGTGAGGCGCGTTCGAACCCTCTCGGTTCGAGGCAACGCTCGCCGCACGGCAGCGAGACGGTGCGCTCAAGGCGCTCGACGCGCTTCCCACTCCTAATGCTTCCCGACCTCCTCGATGGTCTCGTCGCCGACCCGTTCGCGGTGCTGAACGCGGTCGGTCTCGTCGCGTTCGCGCTCGTCGGCGCGACGAAGGCGATCCGCGAGGAGTTCGACCTCTTCGGCGTGACCGTCGTCGGCCTCGGGACGGCGTTCGCAGGCGGCGCGACCCGCGACATCCTCGTCGGCCGCGTCCCGCTCGCGCTCCAGTCCTTCGGCGAAATCTCGCTGGGCCTGCTCGGCGTCGCGCTCGCCATCGCGCTCAGCGTCACCTTCGACGACGCCGACGAGCACCCGGTGGCGGTCGCCTCCGACGCCGCCGGTCTCGCGGCGTTCGCGACTGCGGGCGCCATCGTCGCCACCGACGTCGGCGTCTCCGGCTTCGGCGTCGTCGCCATCGCCGTCATCAACGCCTGCGGGGGCGGCGCGTTCGCGGACATCCTCCTCGACCGCTCGCCGTTCATCCTCGTCGAGGACTTCTACGCGAGCTGTACGGTCCTCGGCGGCCTCACCTACTGGCTCGTCGACGTCGGCGCGTTCGCCGGCGTCGTCGGGAGCGCGGCGGGCACCGCCGCCGCGTGCTGTGCCGCCGTCACCATCGGCGCGCGCTTCGTCGGCGTCTACTTCGGCTGGCGCCTCCCGACCGCGCAGTCGCTCGCCGTCCACACGAGTCGCGGCGAGCGCTGACGCCGCGAACAACAGCGGACACGGTGGTGTGGTGTGGCACGCGACCGCCCGCGATCGTCACGGCGGGCCTACGCGTCGTCGAGGAGGCGACCGAAGACCTTCCGCTGGACGGCCCGGAGGTGCTGTGAGAACGTCGGCGGCGAGACGCCGAGCGCCTCCGCGACCGCCGACCCGCTCGTCTCGCGCGGCCACTCGAAATAGCCCATGAAGTACGCCGACTCGACGGCGGTGCGCTGGCGCTCCGTGAGCGCCTCCGACCAGACCGCGTGCAGGCGCTCCAGCGAGTCGTCGTGCGCGGGCACGCGACGCTGCGCGATGGGCTCCGCGTCGCCGTCGACCGCCCGAATCGTCTCGACGACGCGGCGTACCGCCGACTCCTCCGGGAGGTGGACGGTCATGTCGAGGTCGCGCCCGTCGACGACGACCGACGCTATCGCGCCGCCCAGCGACGCCACCTCCGACATCACCGGCACGTCGCTCACGCGGAGTTCGAAGCGAACGCCGTCCGGTTGCTCGCTCACCACCGAGACCTCGTCCCACTCGTCGACGGCCGCCGTCATCGCGTCGACCGCCTCCACCGAGCGCTCGTCGGCGACGCCGTAGATGCGGAACGCGTCGTCGCGTACCGGAATCGCGCGCTCGAGCGTGATCGTTCCGTCCGGGTCCTCCGCGTCGTCGAGCGAGCGCACCGCGTCGTGCAGGCGGAACTCGAGCTCCACGACCGTCTCGCTCACGAGCGCGCGCTTGCGCTCCGCGGCCGCGATCGCGTGCCCGACGACGCGGCCGAGGCGGGCGACGATTCCGCGCTCCGCCGCCCCGAACGCGTCCTCGCGGTCCGCGTAGACCACGAGAACGCCGTACGTCGTCTCCCCGTTGACGACCGGAATCGCGGCCGCCTCCGCCGCCGATGCGACGGCCTCCGCCTCCGCGAGCGCGTGCTCCCGGGTCGTCCGTATCTCGCCCGCCTCGAGCGCGCGCCCGCTCAGCGAGTCGGCCCCGTCCGACGCCCCCGAGAGCGCGACGGCGTCGGGCGTCGCGTCCCCGCCCGCGTCCGCACGCACCGACACCGTCTCCGAGCGCGGTTCCGGCGCGCCCAGCCACGCGCACTCGTAGCACTCCGAGGCGGCGAGGCGCTCGCAGGCCGCGCGCTCGACCTCCCGACGGGTCGCGCGCTCGATGACGGCCGCCGTCACCTCGTGCACCGCGTCGTGGAACCGGTTCACGTCGCCGTCACGCGGTCGACTCCGCTGCGACTCGTCGTCCGACGCCCCCGCCCGCTCGTCGCCGTCGTCGGGGACCTCGGCGACGACGACGCCCGCACCGTCCGCCGCCACCGGCGTGACGCGCAGCGTTCGCGCGACTCGCGTCCCCGCCGCGTCTCGCACCGTCGCGTCGAGGGTGCGGGTGGCATCCCGGTTGGTGACGCGGGCGTCGGCCGCCGCGTCGAGGTGGTCGCGAACGCGCGCGGCGTCGCGCTCGCCGAGCAGCGTCGCGAGCGACGACCCGGCGAGGGCGCCCGCCTCGTAGCCCAGTCGCTCGCGGGCGACGTCGTTCACCGCGAGCACCGCCCCCGACGCGTCGACGTGGTAGACGCCGTCGTCGAACAGCGCCGAGAGCGCACGCGCGCGGCCGTCCAGCACGTCGCGGTCCGCCGGCGCCCGAAACCGCGTGCCGGCGCCGTCTCCGTCTTCGGTCATCGAGTAGTGGATTCGGGTGGCCGCGAATAAATCCCCCGTCGGCGTCACCGCGTCCCGCGCGCCGCGTGCGACGCGCGAACAACGGCGGATACGGCGGTGTCGGTCGGTGAAACGACCGCCACGCCTATTCGCGCCGCCGTCGTCGGTGTGCGTATGCACGCGTCGCCGTCGCGTCCCGTGGGTGTCGGGCGGTGAGTCTCGCCATCACGCACTTCGCGTTCGGCGCGCTCTGTGCGACCCTCCTCCTCGCCTACCTCCCGGTGCGGACGCGCTACGGCTTCCCGCTCGTCGTCGGGAGCGGCGTCTGGGCGATGCTCCCGGACTTCTGGCACGTCGCCCCCACGGCCGGCACGCTCTTTCGCACCGTCGGCCACTCCGTCCTCGGGAACGTCTTCTGGCTCCACCCGCTCCTCGACGCCGCCGACCCCGAGGACACCCACTTCCTCGGCGCCGTCATGGTCGGCGTCTACTTCCTCGTCAGCCTCGTTCACGCCGAGCGACGCCGCGACGCGCCCGTCTTCGCCGTCGAGTGGGAGCGTCTGCCGCGCGCGCTCAGGCGTCGCCGCTGACGACGGCCGCGACGGCGGGCGACGGATCGCCGGTGGTCTCTTGGCTCGCGAACACAACTCCGTCGACACGTCACACGGTTTAGGCCGGCCTAAAATCCGGTAGATTTACCTTCTTTAGGTTAGCCTAAAACAACGCATGCTCCGACGGCGACCCCGACTCGGACGGACCGCCCCGCCCGGACGAACGCGCTCTCGTCAACCCGAGGTGCCCACATGAGCTATCGCGACGCGAGCAACGACGCGCTGCTCGCCCAGCAGGCCGAGCGCGAGTCGAACGCGCGCACCTACCCGCGCCACCTCCCGCTCGCCATCGCCGAAGCCGGCGGCGTCACCGTCACCGACATGGACGGGAACGAGTACTACGACTGCCTCGCCGGCGCGGGCACCCTCGCCCTCGGCCACAACCACCCCGCGCCAACCGAAGCCATGACGCGCGTCCTCGACGACGAGCGCGCCATCCACACCCTCGACATCACCGCGCCTGCGAAGGAGCGCTTCGTCGACACGCTCCTGTCGAGTCTCCCCGACGAGTTCGCCGAGAACGCGAAAGTCCAGTTCTGCAGTCCCGCCGGCACCGACGCCGTCGAGGCCGCCCTCAAACTCGTCAAGGCCGCCACCGGGAACCGGTCGATACTCGGCTTTCAGGGCGCCTACCACGGCATGACCGCCGGCGCGCTCTCCCTCCTCGGCGATGCCGAGACGAAGGACGTCCCCGGCGTCCTCGCCGACGTCCACCACCTCCCCTTCCCCGACGACTACCGCCCGCCGTTCGGCGTCGGCGGCGACGACGGCCACCGCCTCGCCAGCACCTACGTCGAGAACCTCCTCGCCGACCCCAAGAGCGGCATCACCGACCCCGCCGGCGTGATACTCGAACCCGTGCAGGGCGAGGGCGGCGCGAACCCCGCACCCGACGCGTGGCTCCGCGAGATACGGCGCATCACCCGCGAGCACGACGTCCCCCTCGTCCTCGACGAAGTCCAGACCGGGCTCGGGCGTACCGGCGAGACGTACGCCTTCGAGCACGCCGGTATCGTCCCCGATGTCCTCGTGCTCTCGAAGGCTATCGGCGGCGGCCTCCCGCTCTCCGTCGTCGTCTACGACGACGCCCTCGACGAGTGGGGTCCCGGCGCGCACGCCGGCACCTTCCGGGGCAACCAACTCGCGATGGCCGCCGGCGACGCCACCATCGACTACGTCCTCGAAAACGACCTCGACGCGCACGCCGCCGAGATGGGTGCGCGCCTCCGCGACCACCTCGAGGGCGTCGCCCACCTCGACGCCGTCGGCGACGTTCGTGGACGCGGCCTCATGCTCGGCGTCGAGTTCGTCGACCCCGACGCCCCGTGGCCGGGCGCCGGTCCGCACGCCCCCGACGGCGACCTCGCCGCCGCCGTTCAGGCGGCGTGTTTCGAGCGCGGCCTCATCGTCGAACTCGGCGGCCGCGAGAGCGCCACCGCGCGCTTCCTCCCGCCGCTCGTCGTCACGCGCGAACAGGTCGACGACATCGCGGCCATCTTCGTCGACGCCGTCCGCGACGCCGTCGCCGCCGACGACTCGCTCACGCCCGAGGTGTCGCCGTGAGCGCCGACGGTCTCTTCCTCGACGCCGACCTCGGCGAGAAGGCCTACCGGAGTGCGATGGCGCACGCCGTCGACGCCGTCCTCGACGCCCGCGACGACGAGCCCTACTCGGGCGCCACTCCGGACGCTCTCGCCGCCGAACTCGACGCGCCCGTCCTCCCCGAGGACGGCGTCGGCCTCTCGAACGCCATCGAGGACGTCGCGGGCGACGTGCTCGCGCACTCCGTCGACACCTCCCATCCCCGGACGGCCGCGCACCTCCAGTGCCCGCCCATGATACCCGCGCTCGCCGCCGAGGCGATGCTCACGGCGACCAACCAGTCGCTCGACTCCTTCGATCAGGCACCCGCCGCCACCGTCCTCGAGGGGCGCGTCGTCAGCGCGCTCGCCGACCTCTTCGACCTCCCCTCGGACGCGGACGGCGTCTTCACGAGCGGCGCCACGCAGTCGAACTTCCAGGCGCTCCTCCTCGCGCGCGACCGCTCCCTCGCCGAGCACCTCGAATACGACGTCCAGCGCGACGGCCTCCCCGCCGCGGCGCGCGACCTGCGCGTCGTCGTCTCGGAGGAAGCGCACTTTACCACCGAGCAGGCCGCCCACTTCCTCGGCCTCGGCGAGGACGCCGTCGTCGCCGTCGAGACCGACGCCGACCACCGGATGGACGCCGACGCGCTCGCCGCGACGCTCGACCACCTCGACCGTGAGGGACGCGAGGTGTTCGCCGTCGTCGGCACCGCGGGCACGACGGACTTCGGCGCCATCGACCCGCTCGACGCGCTCGCCGACGCCGCCGCCGAACACGACGCGTGGTTCCACGTGGACGCGGCCTACGGCGGCGCGCTCGCGCTCACGGACGAATCCGACCGCCTCGCCGGCATCGAGCGCGCGGACTCGCTCGCCGTCGACTTCCACAAGCTCTTCTTCCAGCCCATCAGCTGCGGCGCGTTCCTCGTCCGCGACGGCGCGGCGTTCCGCCGGATGGCGCGCACCGCCGCCTACCTCAACCCCGAGGCGCACGCGGAGCGCGGCGTCCCGAACCTCGTCGGCAAGTCCACGCAGACGACGCGGCGCTTCGACGCGCTCAAACCCTACCTCACCTTCCGCGCCGTCGGCCGCGAACGCCTCGGCGCGCTCGTCGACGCGACGCTCGCGCTCGCCGACCGGACGGCCGCGCTCCTCGCCGACGCCGACGACTTCGAACTCCTCGCCGACCCCTCGCTCACCACCGTCCTCTTCCGGTATCGGCCGCGCGAGCGCATGCCCGACGCGGCCGTGAGCGACCTGAACGCCGCCGTCCGAGAGGCGCTGCTCGCGGACGGTACGGCGCTCGTCGCGCGCACCGACGTCGCCGGCGTCACCAGCCTGAAGCTCACCCTCCTGAACCCGACGGCGACGCTCGACGACGTCGCCGAGACGCTCGACGCGATTCGGGCCGTCGCCGCCGACGTCGAGGCGGCCGGGGAGGTGTCCCCGTGAGCACCCCGAACGCCGACGCCCCCGACCGGGGCGACGCGGCCCCCACGGAGAGGGCCGTGGACCCGACGCGCCGCGCCGAGGACGCCACCGTCCACGCCTTCCTCAACTGCTACCTCCGCGAGCGCGGCGACTACGACGTCACCGAGTCGTCCGTAGCGGGCGTGTCGCCGGGCGCCGACGGCCTCCTCCGCGCTACGCTCCCCGCACAGGACATCGCCCTCCTCGCGCCCCTCGACTACCGCTCGCCGACCGAACGCCACCGCTTCGAGACGCCGGTCCGGTATCGGCTCCCCGGCGGCGGCGTCCACGACGCGGACGCCGCGACGCTCGCGACGCTCGTCCTCACCGACCTCGCGCGCGACGCCGAC
It includes:
- the mobB gene encoding molybdopterin-guanine dinucleotide biosynthesis protein B, whose translation is MKVVGIVGPSDAGKTTLVERLVPALAEHGPVGTVKSIHHDVELDEAGKDTHRHRTAGAERVVGVTPSLTATFRSVGKDDGGEGEALARALDEFDDAAFVLVEGFADSPHPKIAVGDVAEDALGGRVLARVTDGESADVAALVAAVRALEDA
- a CDS encoding trimeric intracellular cation channel family protein, translated to MLPDLLDGLVADPFAVLNAVGLVAFALVGATKAIREEFDLFGVTVVGLGTAFAGGATRDILVGRVPLALQSFGEISLGLLGVALAIALSVTFDDADEHPVAVASDAAGLAAFATAGAIVATDVGVSGFGVVAIAVINACGGGAFADILLDRSPFILVEDFYASCTVLGGLTYWLVDVGAFAGVVGSAAGTAAACCAAVTIGARFVGVYFGWRLPTAQSLAVHTSRGER
- a CDS encoding bacterio-opsin activator domain-containing protein; translation: MTEDGDGAGTRFRAPADRDVLDGRARALSALFDDGVYHVDASGAVLAVNDVARERLGYEAGALAGSSLATLLGERDAARVRDHLDAAADARVTNRDATRTLDATVRDAAGTRVARTLRVTPVAADGAGVVVAEVPDDGDERAGASDDESQRSRPRDGDVNRFHDAVHEVTAAVIERATRREVERAACERLAASECYECAWLGAPEPRSETVSVRADAGGDATPDAVALSGASDGADSLSGRALEAGEIRTTREHALAEAEAVASAAEAAAIPVVNGETTYGVLVVYADREDAFGAAERGIVARLGRVVGHAIAAAERKRALVSETVVELEFRLHDAVRSLDDAEDPDGTITLERAIPVRDDAFRIYGVADERSVEAVDAMTAAVDEWDEVSVVSEQPDGVRFELRVSDVPVMSEVASLGGAIASVVVDGRDLDMTVHLPEESAVRRVVETIRAVDGDAEPIAQRRVPAHDDSLERLHAVWSEALTERQRTAVESAYFMGYFEWPRETSGSAVAEALGVSPPTFSQHLRAVQRKVFGRLLDDA
- a CDS encoding pyridoxal phosphate-dependent decarboxylase family protein — its product is MSADGLFLDADLGEKAYRSAMAHAVDAVLDARDDEPYSGATPDALAAELDAPVLPEDGVGLSNAIEDVAGDVLAHSVDTSHPRTAAHLQCPPMIPALAAEAMLTATNQSLDSFDQAPAATVLEGRVVSALADLFDLPSDADGVFTSGATQSNFQALLLARDRSLAEHLEYDVQRDGLPAAARDLRVVVSEEAHFTTEQAAHFLGLGEDAVVAVETDADHRMDADALAATLDHLDREGREVFAVVGTAGTTDFGAIDPLDALADAAAEHDAWFHVDAAYGGALALTDESDRLAGIERADSLAVDFHKLFFQPISCGAFLVRDGAAFRRMARTAAYLNPEAHAERGVPNLVGKSTQTTRRFDALKPYLTFRAVGRERLGALVDATLALADRTAALLADADDFELLADPSLTTVLFRYRPRERMPDAAVSDLNAAVREALLADGTALVARTDVAGVTSLKLTLLNPTATLDDVAETLDAIRAVAADVEAAGEVSP